DNA sequence from the Ornithodoros turicata isolate Travis unplaced genomic scaffold, ASM3712646v1 Chromosome37, whole genome shotgun sequence genome:
GAACAATGCTGCATCTAGTATTGATGCATTGATGTTGTATTGATGGAGTGACACGGAACCAGAACGACACAACCGAAGTGTGGATTCTTTGTGTCGTTCTTGCACTTTGTCTCTCGGTCCTTTTTCCTTACTCCTATAACGTTCCGTGTCCGAACCATGACAGTCAATGTCGGCTTACCAGTTCTTTTGGATTGCCCTGGGTGACACTCTGGCATGGAGAAATGGGTGGTCTCCTATAATCCTTGTCTTTGTAAGTCGTTATTATGGCCGCAGCGCTGAAGGAGAGCAATTCCGTTGATTTCAAAGGCAGTGGTTGGAACCCAGTCACATGCCTGAATGCCAGCGAGTCAACCTGCAAGAACAGTGATGACTCCAAAGGTGAGGTAGCTTGAACATCCACTCTTATATGCATCCGGTGAGCGCACATCTTGCTCAACTTACAGCGTATGAACACCTCGTTCAGGAAAACTCGTGACTTTTGAGCTTCTTCTGCCGTATGCTGAATCGCAGAACCACAGTTGGGAAAGATCTAGCGCGCGTGCGTAGCCAGGCATCTTATCGACGCCATCTATAGAGTTGGAAACGCGCCTCGATCTTTGCCGAAAGACCAAATGGCATGGCTGATTGGACAAAAACATCCGTTCGTATGTTTGAGGTGGTGGGAAAGAATTCTTCTGCCGGATGTGCTCTCCCGTTTTCCTACAGACCTCACAGACGCATGTTCGCAGTtacctctgaagtcggcccacgacgcgtACTAACCTGCTAGTCACAACTGTTCTGTCCAGCTTTGCACGGCTGCATACTCCATTCATAGAAACAGTTGTTTTGCGGCAATAACAGAGTCTCAGTCAATTGACTGCGGAATCGTTTCAATTTCCTGTGAAAGTTTCCCACGTGCATTTATCTATCAAGTAGACGACACAATTGCTCAGAATAAAGACATCTATAAATGTTCTCCCGTACAAGGTCGGTCACCCTGCCAGCGTTCCCCGGTCTGGGCCTGCCACTGTATATTTTACTAtagcccagtttcaccaacacagattaacatttgaaccgagatcagcaGTCCCTGAACTTGATTGTAACCCTGAACTCTACTTCACCAAGAGTACTTATTGTCACTAAGACATTCAGCACATCTCCGACTAACGTTGCTAAAAAGAATTAAAGTGCTAATTTCAAGGTTTAGCTCCCCCTGACCTTAGTTcgaagttaaccagcgttggtgaaaccggaccCATGTCATTTTGACATGAGTGACATTGTCTCCATCGTACAATAGTACCGATGCGACGGATTGTTCCGTTTCCGAACATTAGACAAAAACGTTGCTTACGAATGACGACTGCATAGACGGCATGCCAGGTCCCTGCCAGGGTGACGGTCCTGTAGTCCAGCATACGTTTGGGTCCGTTATATTGCGATTGAGAGTTGTTCGGTACACTAGTGCGTCTGGCTTAATTCCCCTGTAAAGAGAAACTGCTATCATGAGAAGCAGCCAGAAGCCCATACGGCATATTCTCTAGCTAGTAGACACTGACACAAGACTTACGAGACATTGATTTCGGCGTACTAGGGAGCCTATTCCATACCAGCAACCGAACAGTAATGTTTGTCCATACCGTCCACACACGCACAATACGAACGTGGACGACACAGTAAAAATGATTGGTAGCTGAAAATTGGGGCGAAGTTGCGACTGTTAGTGTGTGGTGGTGGAGATGGCATTTCAGATTGGTTTTGCCACGCTATCCATCATTGTCTGGCGCCTGACGATACGGTTTATTCTCCGGGAAGAATGAATTCACATGCCCGAATTCAgcagtcccacttagccactggttttgTGACGTTTGGTCACGTCTGGTTTAAATTGATCGCGTGACAACTTCGTCCGCAAATCACGAACCACCACCCTGCTATTCTAACCCGACTGCCGTGAGGCCCCTGGACAGCGCATAGGCTTTTTTCGCATAAATTTTTCGGCGAAATATAGGTAAGTTGTACACTTGTAAAGCTACGAGAAGCGTTCGTAAGGCGGATGTTGCACTCCAATCAATATTTGCCGTAAATGTCTCATTTTGTTCTCTATTCACACGTCGTAAACCCGGCGGTCTAGCGATGGTCTAACTCGCATGTATTTGCATAGGACTGATGTAAACTAGGGGTGGGGGTAGTTTGAGCCGGTCTAGCGCGGAGCAGCTGTGAATGAGTATTTCGAGAAACAATCCAAAATGATTTTTGCTAGATACTGTTGCCTAGTTTTAAAGTCGAAATTGGACAAATTAAGGAAAAAGAACGTTGTGATGGACCCGTGAGCGAAGTAAATGAGGTAATAAACCCCCCGCCAATAAAAGTCGGTATGGAGTGGaattttgaaatccgctctGCAAATTTAGAACCGATATCGTCCAAGTTAGTTATGTCAACATTGGGAGCTACACACAAGGCGCTTTCCGACCCAAAGCTGACAGGAGgtcgtgcacaaacagctgttacctCCAGCAACATCGGCGCTGATTATGCGTGGTACTTTTAATACAGCCCCTAGTGCCTCTGTTATACATCATTAACAATAGTGTTTGCTGTGCTGCCGTTGCTGGTTCTGATTAATGGATTTAACTACTTCCTGCACACTATAGTGATCACCGGTACTTGTGGAAGGTCTTTGTGTTCCTCGTTTACTGTTAAGTGTGTCCTGTTAAACGTTGCATCTGTCGCGTAAACGGAGGTCACAAGAGCGAGGGAGAAGGGGGTGGTCgcatggagcagttatacctccatTTTACAGCTATATAGCGGATGATGGTACATGTTGCCCAGGATGTGAAGGCATAAATATCGAGCACTTTGCTCGCCTTTGAGATGTTAAGAGTGACGTTCCAAAATAGTAGTATTTAGAGGGCACCTGGCGTTATATGTTGGACGTCCCATTGCATCaacaaggtacaatatttcagGTCTGACTCTGGAAAAGCCACACTATGGAGGAAGCTCTAGATCCCTTTGAAAGGATGGTTTGCTTACCCAGAAAGATGCAAGCTCCCTAGGAAAGCACTATTGTGTTCTGTGTCATTATGAAAGCAAGTTTTTGAAATCGCTATGAGCATGTTTCTTGGCGCAATTTTGTGCTGGTGAGATCTGGTTATGCTTATCGGCTTTAATGCATGGTGCTGCTGTATatgtcgactgggagaaattttgaTTAAAAAAAGCAAGCATGCCTTTAGGATATCAGATTTGGTTATTCGATAAAAGTACAGGTGGAAATATCGCGCAGAGGCATAAAAGAGGCAGGGAATATTGCGAGCAGTGCTTTTCGTCAACAGATTTGTATGGACAAAGCCTCCACAGGCGCATATAAACTCGTCAGTAGAGTGCCAAGCAGCCCATGTAGTCATGATATAGATACCACGGTTAGCAGTCTGCAGATGCTGCGTGCAAAATTGAGCACATTGTGAgctactttctccctcccctcaatcAGCTCGTGACAATGTGTATAGTGCGCGTGCGTTTTGGCCAACCggcttcagagccggagagactacgtgatcgatttaaacccgacgtcattAAACAACGGTTTAAGTGgcttggtgaatacgggcaactGAGTTTACCCGCGGCTCTTTCGGGACAACGACCAGGTAGAAAAAGTATGTTTATGTGAGTCTTGGTGCGTATGACTTGAACGCGGTTTCGTTGAACCATCAAGTGTGTACAAGAGTAATCAGCGCAACATTTCCATTCTTTCGAAGCCTGCCGCTCAGATATTCGCATAAGCAGCACCCCGGACCCTCACGTCTGACACATATGTTCTACTCACTGTACAAGCTGATTGAAGTTAGCCATGAGGGTGCTTGGTTGTTGGCTTCCACGGAGTATGGCGACACCTAGAAGCACGTAGCCAAAGTTCCTCCTTGGCGTTGGTTCTGCTCTCATATGGATATTTATAAGTCTGTCCGTTTCCTGAAAGAATTCCATCAACGCCTAGCactagaacgttgtcattgttgGTATTGGTGGAAAGTTCGACAATGCACGCGCAGGACACTCAACTCAGTTGGCGTTTGAAATGAGCGAGTGATATACGAATGGTTTACGAATGGAAATACGAAAGTTTGTGTAATGTTGGCTTCTTCGACACGCTGCGCATAAAATTGCATCCTATGGCTGTTGAATCCCCAATGCACCAGCTTCAGAGATCCGCAACAAAGGAATGAAGCAAGGGATTGTTGACTATCACGCGGCGGATACTAGAACGCACCTTTTGACGCCACCTAATATTCCCAAAAAGACATTATAGGGCCCACATGCTGACAACAGTTCACCGGACTATATTTATTACATGTTCCATGTGATGTATTACGTTTCGATGATAACTTTCCTGCGCGAATCAACTGCCGCGATGAAACCGTTTTCACGGTCATGGACACAATAAGGGCACGCCGGGAAAAGACATAGGTACTACAAGCAGGATCGATGATTTTTCTGAGGGCGGGGGAGTGGGTCCTGTCGTGGATAGCATGCCGCCACACAGTCAAGGTTAATCGAAACTATGTAACGACAGAAAGAGAGGGGTGTCGGGACGTTCggatcccccccccctaaatcTCAATCCGCCCTCGACTCCAAGGTGACACTCTAATCTGATGAAGATGACTACCACGGGAGCCTTATCCCCCTTGTGCAGCGTCGGCGTCAGCCCTCCCTATTTTACAACACATTTTTTCGAAAGAAACGGGTAAGACGGAACTCCTGGCTTACTGTTAGAAATGCTTCGACATGACCGACATAAGTGGAAACGCTTGGACGGAGTTCCATGTCCAGGACAGCGAAGTCTCTGATCTTTGGCCAGTACGCTGCGATGGAATTTTCAAGTTTGCCCTGATTAGCGTTGGCTTTTCTGAAACAGAGTCCACCAACACGTCCACCAATGCACCAGGACACGCGCTTCTCAGCACACTAATTTTGACGCATGCTCGTTTTCAGACATAGAACTACTTCACTTACGAGCTCGGTATGTCGATACCAGTTTTGCTTCTCGCAAGACCGAGATTCTTGTTTTTTAGTTGATTGATGTCTTGGACGGTGAAGAACATGAAGTAACACACATCATCCAGTGGGTGAAATATTGCCTGAACGACTGAACTGACACAAGCAAGAAACTTATGAGGCAGAGCTGGACATGAAAGAACATTATGGATTAGCAGTGATGCAGTGAACAAAATTCAGAAAGAATTCACAACGTGCAAACAACACTTCTGTACCGTAATCGTCAATATCAAGGATTCACAATATAAACCACTTACGTGGTTTCAAGGTGGTGGTAGTAGTAGTCGTTGTGGTGGTAGTCGTCGTGGTTGTCGTTGTCGTAGTGGTGGTAGTCGTGGTAGTGGTTGTCGTGGTGGTTGTAGTCGTGGTTGTTGTCGTAGTCGTCGTGGTCGTAGTCGTCTTAGTAGTAGTCTCAATTGGCGCTGTGGTCGTAGTCGCCGTGGTGTGGGTAGTCTTAGTAGGCACCATGGTCGTAGTAATCGCCGTCGTAGTATCAACGAA
Encoded proteins:
- the LOC135373994 gene encoding eukaryotic translation initiation factor 3 subunit E-like — translated: MVPTKTTHTTATTTTAPIETTTKTTTTTTTTTTTTTTTTTTTTTTTTTTTTTTTTTTTTTTTTTTTTLKPPLPHKFLACVSSVVQAIFHPLDDVCYFMFFTVQDINQLKNKNLGLARSKTGIDIPSSKANANQGKLENSIAAYWPKIRDFAVLDMELRPSVSTYVGHVEAFLTETDRLINIHMRAEPTPRRNFGYVLLGVAILRGSQQPSTLMANFNQLVQGIKPDALVYRTTLNRNITDPNVCWTTGPSPWQGPGMPSMQSSFVDSLAFRHVTGFQPLPLKSTELLSFSAAAIITTYKDKDYRRPPISPCQSVTQGNPKELLCENGLYYRIVTEHLEHLETDATRWDQWGRTFDTTITVAYDSGCTMSRKMCLSFNTYGFTGGYVIFDVHFHYLCSAPPAFIDSKGDFGVVKWAKVNMNKNYAGINCSDSC